The DNA window ACGTTGTCGAAGGGGTTCACGCCGTAATCCAACAGTCCGTAGAAGTCCCGGGTGAAGAGTCCGGTCAGCCCGGTCGCGGCAAAGATGACTCCGGCGACCGCCGCCCACCCCCGGGCCTGGCCGCGGCCAGCCCGGCCCGCCCACACCAGCGTACCTCCGACCAGCAGGCGGAGGGCGTCGATCGGAAACTCCGCGTTCAGCACGAGCAACATCCGCCCGGCGAACAGGCCGCCGATCCCGAGGGCGACGAGGGCGGCGCCGCCCCACTGCGCATACGTCCGCGCCGGCATCGGGAGGCTGGCACTCAGGCGGGCCGCGGCGCGAGGGCCTGGAGGAGGTTCTCCTTGCGCAGCGTGACGTCCGCCACCTCCCGGGCCAGGGCGTCGCCACGCTCGGCCACCCACGTGCACTGGGCGCCGGGATGGACGCGCTTCGGCGCCCCCGTTCCGTACGGCGCATCGAGCGGCGCCACCTCCGGGTGGAGCACCGCCTGGTCGAAGACCTCCAGCGTCGCCTTCAGCAGCCGCGCCGCCTCCCACCCGGCGGCGTGTCCCTGCTGGATCTCGTCCACGGTCCGGGCTGGATCCAGGGACCGGATCCAGGTCACCTCTTCGTGCCAGCGCGCCATGGCCGCGGAGACGGCGGCCAGGGTCTCCCGCATCGCCTGCGCGGCCTGGATCAGGTCCGCCGGAAGCGGCGTGGATAGTCCGGTCTGGGGATGGTAGCGGAGTTCACCGGCGCACCGGCGGAAGATCGCCGCCGTCCTCTCCAGCGCGCGGGCCAAGCGCAGCGTCTCGGCGTGCGCGGCCCGCCAGCGGGCAATGTCGTCAGCGTTGGATGCGGTCATCGTTCGTTGACCGTGCCAAGGACCGGATGCTACAGTGTTGGCGTCTGCGGCCCCCATCGTCTAGCCAGGCCCAGGACACCGGTCTTTCAAGCCGGTAACGCGGGTTCGAATCCCGCTGGGGGCACCAGCCGGCCGGCTCACTCCTCCAGATGCCAGGCCTCGCCGCGGCGCACCGCGACCGCGGGCCGCAGCCCCCTCGGTTCGGGCGCCACACCCTCCTCCAGGTGCATCACCTCGACCCGCTCACAGGTGAACTTCAGGAGCACGTAGTCGCTGCCCAGAGGCCCCGCCGGCCAGAAGGCCGCCCAGTCGTCGCGCCAGTAACGGCGCCTGAGCTCGGCGTCCTCGACGACCTCGATCACTCCGGTCAGGGCCGCATACCCGGACCGGCCGGGATCGTGGCACGCCACCACGACACGGGGCGCAAACATTACCTCCCGCACCTTGCGCGACCCGCGGCTGGCTCCGAACCAGAGGGTGAGGTCATCTTCGGGCTTGAAGTGCTGCATCAACCGGGCGTGGATCTCGCGCGTCGCCCCCAGCGTGACGAGGAACGCGTACTCCGCCGCACGGAGGATGCCGGCCGCCGTCCGGAGGACCTGCTCAACGGTGAGCGTGTTCATGCTCTTCGCGTCTTCATGCTCTTCGGTGAGAAGACCGGCCCCTTACTTCTGGAGGCCTGGGGTCACACCTCCTGCAGGCCCACGTAGTTTTCGGCCAGGCTGGTGGCGGCGGCCCGCGAACTCGTCACGTAGCGCAACTGAGAGAGCTGCAGACGGTGCTGGTAGGCGTCGTCGCCGGGGAACCGGTGCAGCATGGAGGTCATCCACCAGGAGAAGTGCTGGGCGCGCCAGACGCGGCGCAGGCAGGTGGCGGAGTAGCCCTCCAGGAGGTCGGTCCGCCCCGTTTGATACCAGGCGGTCAGCGCCTCGGCCAGGACGCGCGCGTCGTTGACCGCCAGGTTCATCCCCTTGGCACCGGTGGGGGGAACGATGTGGGCGGCGTCGCCAGCCAGGTAGAGACGCCCGTACTGCATGGGCTCGACGACGAAACTGCGCATCTCGGCGATCCCCTTTTCCAGGACGGGCCCCTCGTTCAGCGTGAACCCCGGCGCCGCCAGGCGGGCCCGCAGTTCCTCCCAGACGCGCTCGTCCGGCCACTGCTCCAGCGTGTCCTCGGGGTCGCACTGGACATAGAGCCGGGTGAGCTGGGGCGACCGCATGCTATGCAGGGCGAAGCCCCGCTCGTGGTAGGCGTAGATCAGCTCCTCGTTGGAGGGCGGGCAGGCGGCCAGGATGCCCAGCCAGGCAAAGGGATAGTGCCGCTCGTACACGGTGAGGACACCGGGAGGAATCGCGCCCCGGGAGACGCCGTGGAACCCGTCGCAGCCGGCGATGAAGTCGGCCCGCAGCTCACGGACCGCCCCCCGGTACCGGTAGCGCACGACCGGCGTGGTCGTCTGCAGGTCGTCCAGGCCCACGGCTTCGGCTTCGAAGAGGATCTGCCCGCCCGCATCCAGCCTGGCCCGGATGAGGTCCTTCACCACTTCCTGCTGGCCGTAGACGGTGATGGTGCGCCCGCCGGTGAGTTCGCTGAAGGGGATACGGTGGCTCTCGCCTTCGAACCGCAGCCAGATGCCGTGGTGGGTCAACCCTTCGCGATCGAGACGCTCTCCGACCCCCGAAGCGCGGAGGAGGTCGACGGTGCCCTGCTCGAGCACCCCGGCGCGGATCCGCCGCTCCACGTACTCGCGCGTGCGGTTTTCCAGCACGAGGGAATCGATACCGGAGCGGGCCAACAGGTGCGAAAGGACGAGCCCGGCCGGACCGGCGCCCGCGATGGCGACCTGGGTCCGCGCCGGCGTCAGACGGGTCATGCCCGGATCTGATCTGCGCCGTTCCCGCCGTTCTGGCCCCCGGCGACGGCGGCGGGAGCGGAGACTGGTGCCGTCTCGGTTTGCGGCGCCTTCCGCCTTGCCCGATATCCTTCGACGCTGACGTACAGCGTTGGGATGAAAACCAGGGTGACCATCGTCCCGATAAGCAGTCCTCCGATGACCGCGCGGGCGAGGGGAACCTGGAGTTCGGCCCCTTCGCCGATCCCGATCGCCGTCGGCAGCAGTCCCATCACAGTCGTCACCGTCGTCATCAGCACCGGGCGGAGGCGGGCCACAGAGCCGTCCACGGTGGCCGCCTCCAGGGGCATCCCGTCACGGCGCCGCCGGACCATGATGAAGTCGATCAGCAGGATGGCGTTGTTCACGATGACGCCGGCCAGCACGATCAGGCCGATCAGGGACTGGATGTTGAGCGTCGTCCCCGTCAGAAACAGCATCAGCAGCCCGCCGCTCAGGGCAAAGGGCACCGACCCCATGATCAACAGCGGTGCCAGCAACGCCTCGAACTGCACGGCCATGACGGCGAAGACCAGGAGGACGGCCACGAGGAAGCCCATGGAGAGCTGGCGGTAGGACCGCTGCTGCTCTTCGTAGGTCTGCCCGAGGGCCAGGGAAAACCCCTCCGGCAGAGGCAGCCCCGCCAGGGCCGACCGGACGTCGGCCATGACGCTGCCGAAGTCGCGCCCGCTGATCCCCGCGGTCACCGTGATCACGCGCTGGCGGCTGCGGCGGAAGATCTGGGTGGGCGACTCCCCGCGGACCAGCTCCGCCACCTGGCCGAGCAGCACCCGCCGCCCCGAGGGCGAGATGATCGGGATGGAGAGGACCTGGGTCGGCGTCAGGGCCCGGCCCGCCTCCTGGCTGACCACGATGTCCGTTTCCCGCCCGGCCGCGCGCAGCGTCGTCGCCACCTCGCCCTCCACCGCGGTGCGCAGGGCGCTGGCCACCTGGGATGGGCTGACGCCGAAGGCGGCGGCCCGTTCCACGTCGATCCGCACCACGACCTCGGGCAGCGCCTCTTCCCGCGCCACCGTCGCGTCGATCACGCCGGGGATGCGCTCCAGCAGGTCCCGGACCTGCTGCGCCAGACTCAGCCCCTGGCGGAGGTCGAAGCCGCGGATCTCCACCTCGATGGGGTCGGCGTCACCGCCCCCGAAGCGGAGGATGCCCAGCGCCCCGGCGCTGCCCCGGACGAAGACCCGGGCTCCCGGCTCCTGCAGGCGGGGTCTCAGGGCGGCGACGATCTGCTCCGTGGAGCGGGACCGGCTGCCGCGGTCGACGAGGCGCACGCGGATGAAGCCCCGGTGCGACCCGCCGCCGAAGGTGGTCGTCCCCGCCGTCACCGACACGTACTCCGCCTCGGGCACGGCCGAGCGGATCACCTCCTCGAACCGCGCCAGGACCCGGTCGGTGACCTCCAGCCGCGTCCCGATGGGCATGGTCACCGACACGAAGAACTCACCTTCATCGGCCGCAGGCAGCGTCTCCCGGCCGATCAGGGAGAAGGTGGCCAGCCCGAGGAGAAAGACGACCGCGCTGGCCATGAACACCGGGCGGCGGTGCCGGAGGCTCCAGGTCAGGATCTGCCGGTAGGTGGCCAGCAAACCGCCGGGTCGCATCCGGGCCGCATCTTCCCGCCGGACCAGCCGGGGCAGGTGGGCGGCCAGCGACGGGATGAGCGTGACGGCGACCACCAGCGAGCACAGCAGCGCGAAGACCACGACCACCGAGAACTGGAAGAACAGCTGGGTGGTGATCACGCTGCCCCGCAGAAAGATGACGGGGAGGAAGACGACGACCGTGGTCAGCGTGGAGGCCAGGATCGCCGCGGCCACCTCCTGCGCTCCGACCGTCGCCGCCTCGGGCCCGCTCTTGCCCATCTCGCGATGCCGGAAGATGTTCTCCAGCACGACGATAGAGGCGTCCACGAGCATGCCGATGCCCATGGCCAGAGCCCCCAGCGTCATCAGGTTCAGGGAGTACCCGGCGAAGAACATCAGGACGAAGGTGGCCACCACCGAGGTCGGCAGCGCGGCGGCGATGACCAGCACGCTGCGCACGTCGCGCAGGAACAGCAACAGCACGGCCACGGCCAGTCCGCCGCCGATGAGAATGGCCTGCTGGACGGAGCGCAGGGTGGAGCGGATGAAGCGGGCCGAGTCGTTCAGGACGAGCAGCTCCGCCCCGCGCAGCGTCGGGGCGGTCTCGCGCACGGCGCGCAGGATGCCGTCGCTGACGGCGACGGTGTTGGCGCCGGACTGGCGTTGCACCTGGATCATGACTCCGGGCTGTCCGTTCACCCGCACCAGGCTGGTGGGCTCCTCCTGGCCCACCGAGACCCGGGCGACATCGGCCACGTAGATGGGCACGCCGTCGCGCACCGTGACGATGGTGCGGGCGATCTCTCCCACGTCCCGGTACTGGCTGAGCACCCGCAGGCCCAGATGACGGGTCCCCTCGACGACCTGGCCGCCGGCTTCCACCAGGTTGGCGCCGGCCAGCGCCGAGCGGATGTCCCGTTCGGATACGGCGAGCGCCTGCGCCCGCACGGGGTCCATCTCCACCAGGATCTGACGGCGCAGCCCCCCGGAGATCGTCACCGCAGCCACGTCCGGCACCCGCTCCAGGCGGAACTGCACCTGGTCCTCGGCGATCTGCCGCAGCTGGAGGGGACCGATCTCAGGCGACCGGCTCACCAGGCCGAGCCACACGATTGGGGACTGGGAGGGATCGAACTTGAAGACGACCGGGGTCGAGGCGGCCGGGGGCAGGCGACGCCGCGCGCGTTCGATGGCCACCCGCACATCGGCGGCGGCCAGGTCCAGATTCGTCCCGAAGGGGAAGGTCACGGTGACGCGCGAACTCCCCTCCGACGAAGTGGAGATGACGTCCTCCGCGCCCACCGCGGTGCCCACCGTTTCCTCGATCACGCGGGTGACCAGGTTCTCGACCTCCTCCGGGCCGGCACCGGGATAGTCGGTGACGATGGTCAGACGCGGGAACTGTAGTTCGGGCAGCAGGTCGAGGGGCAGACCCATCAGGCTGGTAATCCCCAGCAGGACGACGATCATGAACGCCATCAACGTCCCGATCGGCCGAAAGACCGCGGTCCGGATCAGGTTCATGGCTGACGCCTCCGCCCTCTGTCATTGGACGGGCCGGGCCGGCCGCCCGCGCCCGGCACGGCGGGGCCCACGCCGTTTCGGCCGGACCCCTGAACGGTGACGGGGGCGCCGTCGCGAAGCGTGCGGTGTCCGGCAACGGCGACGGTCTCGCCGGCGCTCAGTCCGCTGATAATCTCCACCCGGGCGCCGTCCGAGATTCCCGGCCGGACGACCCGCTCCCGGGCCGTCCCGTCCTGGACGACGAAGACCACCGATCCGGCCGGCCGCTCCAGCAGCGCGTCGAGCGGCACGGCGACCACGTTCTCGCGGCGGGCCAGCTGGATCTCGACGTTGACGAACATCCCCGGCCGCAGGCGGCCGTCGGCGTTGGGCACCTCCACGCGGACCTCCGCGGTCCGCGTGGTCGGCGAAAGGATCGGGCTGATGCTGGCGACGCGGCCCGAGAAGACGGCGCCGGGCAGCGCCTCGGTGCGCACCGTCACGGGTATGCCGACGGCAACCCGGGTGAGGTCCCGCTCGATGACGGGCATGGTGATCACCGCGGGGTCGACGTCGATCAGCCGGAACAACGGGGTGGCGGGCGTAACGGCCTGACCGCGTTCCACCATCCGTCGGCCGATCACACCGTCCACCGGAGCGGTGATCCTGCTGTCGGCGAGCAGGCTCTCCGCACGCTGCAGGGCGACCCGCGCCTCCTCCAGGCGCGCGCGGGCCTGCCGGTAGGCGACGTCCGCCTCGGCCACCTGGGCACGGGCGATCCGAACCGACTCGGGCCGGGGCTCGCGCCGCAGCAGCGCCAGCTGCTCCTCCGCCCCGCGCAGCCGCGCCTCCTGGACCGTGAGATCCAGCCGCGCCGAGTCCAGCTGGACGCGCGAAACATAGCCCTGGGCGAACAGCTCCTCCGTGCGGCGCAGCTGCTCGCGGCTGAACTCCAACGCGGCGCGCGCCTGGCGCACCTGTTCTTCGGCCTGTCGCAGTTGCTCCGCCGGCGGGCCGGCCAGGACCTGCGCCAGCCGGGCCTGTTGCGTGCGCAAGGCGGCACGCGCCGCCTCCACCTGCACGCGCTGCGTCTCGTAGGCCGCCCGGGCGTCGGCGGCCTGGAAGCGCAGATCCTTGGGATCGAGCCGGGCCAGAAGCTCTCCCCGCCGGACGGTCTGCCCTTCTTCCACCACAACCTCCGCCACCACCCCCGCGACGCGCGCCGTCACGTCCACGCTGCTCGTGGCGGTGACTTCGCCGATGTGGATGGCGCGCTGGACGAGTGTGGCCCGCTCTGCGCGGGCCGTCTGCACCAGCGCGGCCACCGCGTTCCGCCCCGCCGGGCCCGACGCCGCCTGCCGGCTACGCAGTGCGGCGCTCGTCCGCCAGGCCAGCAGCGCCACAAGCGCCAGGGCGCCTGCCAGGAACAGGATCCTGGAAGCCGACCTCATCCGCTACACCGTCCTCTGTCGGGCCACCGGGAGAATCTCCTTCCCACGCCGGGCGGGAGGATCCCTCCCGCGGGGGAGACGCGTTCACAGCATACCATCGGCACGCCGCTACCGGACGGCCGCGCGCAGGAAGGTGGAGATCGTTCGGTAGATCTGCTCCCGGTGGCGCGCGGAGCGGAGCATATAGGTCCCGTGCAACGCGGTGGGGACCAGCATGAGCTGTTTGGGAGGCGGCGTGCGCTCGAACATCACCCGGGCGCTGGTGTTGAAGGGCAGGTCCCGGCTCCCGGCGATGAAGAGCTTCGGCATCCGGAGCTGCCCGAGATGCGGCCGGGCGTCCAGGCCCTGGAACCTCGTTCCGCTCGCGATGACCACCAGTCCGTCCACCGGTTCGTGCGCGGCGGCCACGATCGAGGCGGTGCCGCCCATGCTGGCGCCGATCAGGACCACCCGTCGCGGCCGGTCCGAGCGGACGAAGGCGGCTGCGGCCATCGTGTCCCGGTAGACGTTACGAATCACCAGGCGACCGGACGAACTCCCGACGCCGCGGAAGTCGAAGGTGAGCACGGTGTACCCTTGCCCGGCGAGGTAGTCGGCCAGATCGAACCAGATCGACTGCGTGGTTCCGAACATATGGGAGAAGACCACCGCGGTGGACCCGCCGGACCACAGTCGGCCCCGCAGCGTGATCCCGTCCCTGCTGCGGAAGGTGACGGCCTGCGGTGCAGGAGCAGCCGGTGCGGTCGCCGCCCAGAGCAGGGGGGCCAGGACGGCCAGCAGCCCGAGGTTGCGGAGGCGCATCACATCACCGCTTTCACCAGGCCGCCGTCCACCTGGAGGGTGGTGCCGGTGACAAAGCTGGCCCGAGGCGAGGCGAGGAAGACCACCACGTTGGCGAACTCCTCCGGGGTCCCCAGGCGACCCAGCGGGATCTGCCCGGTCCACAACCGCCGCTCCGCCTCCTCGTAGGTGGTCCCCTCCCGCTCCGCGTAGGTCCTGGTCAGCGACTGCAGCCGCTCCGTGGCGATGGGCCCGGGGCAGACGGTGTTCACCAGGATGCGGTCGGGCGCCAGCTCCGCGGCCAGCGTCTTGGCCAGCCCGACCACGGCCAGGCGCACCGCGTTGCTCAGCACCAGATTCGGCAGGGGCTGCTTCACCGTGAAGGATGTCACATTGATGATCCGGCCTCCGCCCTGAGCCCGCATGTAGGGGACCACCTGCCGGCACAGCCGCACCGCGCTCATCAGGTTGAGCCCCACACCCGCCCACCACTCCTCGTCGCTGATCTCGATGAAGGGCTTCGAGGGCGGGCCGCCGGCGTTGTTCACCAGGATGTCGATGCGCCCGAAACGGTCGGCGACGGCGCGGACGAACCGCTCCACATCGTCCGCCCGGCTCACATCCGCGGGCACGGCCAGCACATCCCGGCCGATCTCCTCCGCCGCGGCGCGCAGCGCCGATTCGGTGCGCCCGCAGATGGCCACCCGCGCCCCTTCCCGGGCGAACCCCCGGGCGATCGCCTTGCCCAGCCCGCGGCTTGCCGCGGCGACCACGGCCACCTGTCCCTCCAGCCCCAGGTCCATACTCCCCTCCGTCCGTCAGCGACGTTGTTCCAGCCTGGCGATGACACGGTCGAGCACACGGCGTCGGATCTCGGCCCGGGAGAGACCGCCGGCGGGACCGCCCGGGGCGACACTCCCCACGGGGCCCGATTCCCGGCGCCCGCGCAACACTCCCGGATCCTGGCCCGCCCCGCCTTCCTGCCGACGACGCCGTTGCTGCTGCAGGCGCCGGATCTCCCGGCGTTGCTCGGGGGTGAGCGCATCGAGGATCTGCCGGACCAGGGCCCGCGACGCCTCCACATCCTCGGGATCGGTGTCGCGCAGCACGCGCAGCAGCGGAAGGACGACGGCCACCTGCGCGCTGCTTAAGGCCCGATCACCGCTGCGCTCGAGGGCCATGATCGCCAGGGCGGCCAGGACGGCCGGATCGCCGCGGGCCGCGGCGGGGCGCGACCGGAGCCGTCCGTAGACGACTCCCCCGACGACCAGCACGGCGACGACCGCGCCGGCCAGCAGGACCTGCAGGGTACGGCGTCTCATCGGAGGCCCTATTCGTACCGCAGGGCGACGATGGGATCCAGCGCCGCCGCCCGCCGGGCCGGATAGATGCCGAAGAAGATCCCCACGGCGGCGGCGAAGGTCACCGCCATGACGAGCGAGCCCGGCGAGACCAGGGTCGCCCATCCGGCCAGCCGGGAAACCGCCCTGCTGCCGCCGATCCCCAGGAGCAGTCCCACCGCGCCGCCGGTCAGGCTCAGGACCAACGACTCCACCACGAACTGGATCATGATGTCGCCCGGGGTGGCGCCGACCGCCTTGCGGATCCCGATCTCGCGCGTCCGCTCCGTCACCGAAACGAGCATGATGTTCATGATCCCGATCCCGCCCACCAGCAGACTGACCGCGGCGATGCTCCCCAGCAGCAGCGTCATGGTCTGCGTCACCCCCTGGAAGGTCTGGATGATGTCGGCCTGGTTCCGAATGGTGAAGTCGCTGTCCGCGCCCGCAGCGATGCGGTGCCGCCGGCGCAGCAGCGTTTCCACCTGCTCCTGGGCCAGGGACATCTCCTCGGCGGTGCGCACCTTGACGTAGATGCTGCGGACGAAGTCCACGCCGAAGAGACGGCGCTGCGCCGTGCTCAGGGGGACGAAGATGACATCGTCGCGGTCGATGAACCCCGTCGCGCCTTTCTCCTCCATCACCCCGATCACCGTAAAGGTGACGCGGTTGATCTTGATCCTGGCCCCCAGCGGCGAGGCGGAGCGGTCGCCGAAGAGGTTCTCCACCACCGTGCGCCCCAGGACCGCCACGCGGGCGCGCGAAGCCATATCGACGTCGGTGAAGAACGACCCTTCCGCCACGAAGAAGTTGCGCACTTCCTGAAACGCCGGGGTCACGCCGGCCACGCTGGTGACGGTGTTGGCATTGCCGCGCACGGCCTGGGCGGTGCGGGAAAACTCCGCGGCCACCGCCTCCACGGTGGGAACCTCGGCCGCGATGGCCTGGGCATCCTCCCAGGTCAACGTCTGGCTCGAGCCCAGGCCCTGTCGCACGCCGAACTGCCCGACCGAGCCGGGGAAGACCGTAAGCAGATTGCTCCCCAGGGCCTGGACCTGCTGGGCGACCGACTGCCGGGCACCCTGGCCGATACTCACCATCGTGACGACTGCGGCCACGCCGATGATCACGCCGAGCATGGTCAGGAGGGACCGCAGGGGGTTCGCCCCCAGCGCGCGCAGGGCGATCTGGACGCTGCTGCGGAGACTCACCGGGTGGGCGCCTCCTCCGGCCGGAGGAGGCGGCGGCGCTCCACCGGCTCCTGACCCTCGATGCGGCCGTCGCGAAAATGGATGATGCGGCGGGCGCAGGCCGCCACCTGGGCTTCGTGGGTGACCACGACGATCGTGATGCCGGTCTCGTTCAGCCGCTGCAGCAGGCCCAGGATCTCGTCGCTGGTCGCCGTATCCAGATTTCCCGTGGGCTCGTCGGCCAGCACCAGCGCCGGCGCCGTGACCAGCGCCCGGGCGATGGCCACGCGCTGCTGCTCCCCTCCGGAGAGCTGGGTCGGAAGATGATGGGCGCGGTGCTCCATCCCGACGCTGGCCAGGGCGGCCAGCGCACGCCGACGGCGGTCGGGGACGCCGGCGTAGATCAGCGGAAGCTCGACGTTCTCCACGGCGGAGGCGCGGGGGAGCAGGTTGAAACTCTGGAAGACGAAGCCCACCCGCCGGTTGCGGATCCTGGCCAGGGCCACCTCGTCGAGCTCGCTCACGTCGGTCCCGTCCAGGATGTACGTCCCCGCCGTGGGACGGTCCAGGCAGCCCAGGATGTTCATGCAGGTGGACTTGCCGGACCCGGACGGCCCCATGATGGCCACGAACTCTCCGGCGTCGACCCGCAGATCGACGCCGCGCAGGGCGTGGACCTCGACGCCGTCCATGCGGTACACCTTGGTCACGTTGCGCAGTTCCAGCAGCGCCATCGCGCCTACCGTCGCGGGACGAAGCGGGGCTGGAAGGGACTGCCCCCGGGCGCAGACGGAGTCGTCGGCTGAGCTCGTGCCGTTCCCAGGTAGACCAGCTCGCCCTCCCGCAGGCCGCTGGTGATCTCAACGAACCGGCCGTCGCTCAACCCGGTTCCCACCACCCTGGGGACCAGCTTCGTTCCCTCCACGACGAACACCGCCTTGCTCTCCTTTCCGCGTACGGCCTCCTGCGGGACAAGGAGCACGCCGGCGCGGCGGGCCAGGATAAACTCGGCGTCCACCGTCATGCCCAGGCCCAGCTGCCGTCGGGGGTCGGTCACCTCGACGATGACGGCATACTGCGTGACGTTCTGATTCACCACAGGCTGGGGGGTGATGCGGTCGATCTTTCCCCGGAACGTGACGTCAGGGAGGGCGTCGGCGGTGAGTTCCACCGCCGCGGCGGGGGTGAGCCGGGCGATATCCGACTCGTCCACCATCACCTGGGCCAGCACCGGCGACAGCTGCGCCAGCGTGAGCACCGGCGTGCCTCCCGTGGCCGTGCCGATGACCGACTGCCCGACCTGGACCGAGAGTTTAACCACGACCCCATCGATGGGCGCCGTGATCCGCCCTTCCGCCAGGCGCTCCTGCGCCTGCACCAGATCGGCCGCCGCCTGCCGCAGCTGCGCCCGGGCCGCCACCGCATCCGCCTCGCGCTGGCGGACGACCAGCTCGCCGTTGCGGGCCTCGGCCAGCTGTGCCTCGGCCTGGCGGAGCTGGGCGCGCGCCACCGCGATGTCCTCGGCGGAGCCGCCGGCGCGTACCTGCGCCGCCCGGGCCTCCGCCGCCCGGCGCTGGGAGACGGCGACGTCGTACTGGTTCTGCGCCTGATCCAGGGCGGACCGGGGGAGGTAGCCCTCAGCGAAGAGCTGCTGCTGCCGCGCCAGGTTCTGCCGGGCCAGCGACTCCGCCGCCCGGGC is part of the Armatimonadota bacterium genome and encodes:
- a CDS encoding efflux RND transporter periplasmic adaptor subunit, which codes for MKQRSVVAVVVVLAVAGAVFAAVRDRERAETPRYRTAEVTRGDLVVSVSASGSVLAASLVEVKSRATGEVRSVFVREGDQVRRGQVLVEIDDPDARAAVATARAALAAAQARVEQTEAAVASQRANTAAAIRQAQAGVEAARARLQQQMRGRPEEIRQAEEALAQARAAESLARQNLARQQQLFAEGYLPRSALDQAQNQYDVAVSQRRAAEARAAQVRAGGSAEDIAVARAQLRQAEAQLAEARNGELVVRQREADAVAARAQLRQAAADLVQAQERLAEGRITAPIDGVVVKLSVQVGQSVIGTATGGTPVLTLAQLSPVLAQVMVDESDIARLTPAAAVELTADALPDVTFRGKIDRITPQPVVNQNVTQYAVIVEVTDPRRQLGLGMTVDAEFILARRAGVLLVPQEAVRGKESKAVFVVEGTKLVPRVVGTGLSDGRFVEITSGLREGELVYLGTARAQPTTPSAPGGSPFQPRFVPRR